A window of Hippoglossus stenolepis isolate QCI-W04-F060 chromosome 16, HSTE1.2, whole genome shotgun sequence contains these coding sequences:
- the LOC118123304 gene encoding phosphomannomutase 1 — protein MEKSNGFSSDRTVLCLFDVDGTLTRPREKIDPQLDEFFQTLRRKVKIGIVGGSDYSKIAEQLGEGDDVIQKFDYVFAENGTVQYKDGKLLSKHAIQNQLGEELLQDLINFCLSYMGLIKLPKKRGTFIEFRSGMLNVSPIGRSCSPEERIEFSEIDKREKIREKFVAALKEKFAGKGLRFTKGGLISFDIFPEGWDKRLCLERLEREGLDTIYFFGNETTDGGNDFEIFNDPRTIGFTVYSPDDTVRLCRELFCDAAPNDS, from the exons atggagaaatCAAACGGCTTCTCCTCGGACAGAACCGTCCTGTGTCTGTTCGACGTGGACGGAACCCTGACTCGACCCAGAGAG AAAATCGACCCACAGCTGGACGAGTTCTTCCAGActctgaggaggaaggtgaagatCGGCATCGTGGGCGGGTCGGACTACTCCAAAATCGCAGAGCAGCTCGGGGAGGGGGACGACG TGATTCAGAAGTTTGACTACGTGTTTGCCGAGAACGGGACGGTGCAGTATAAAGACGGGAAACTCCTCTCAAAACAT GCGATTCAGAACCAACTCGGGGAGGAGCTTCTGCAGGACCTGATCAACTTCTGCCTCAGCTACATGGGGCTCATCAAGCTGCCAAAGAAAAG GGGGACGTTCATTGAGTTCAGGAGTGGAATGCTCAACGTGTCTCCCATCGGTCGGAGCTGCTCGCCGGAGGAGCGAATCGAATTCTCTGAAATCGACAAG agGGAGAAGATCAGGGAGAAATTTGTTGCAGCACTGAAAGAGAAGTTCGCTGGAAAAGGTCTACGGTTCACTAAAG GCGGTCTCATCAGCTTTGACATTTTCCCGGAGGGCTGGGACAAGAGGCTGTGTCTGGAGCGGCTGGAGAGAGAGGGCCTGGACACCATCTACTTCTTCGGCAACGAGACCACGGAC GGAGGAAACGACTTTGAGATCTTCAACGACCCGCGGACCATCGGTTTCACAGTTTACAGCCCAGACGACACGGTCAGACTCTGTCGGGAACTTTTCTGTGACGCTGCACCGAACGACTCCTGA